From a region of the Nomascus leucogenys isolate Asia unplaced genomic scaffold, Asia_NLE_v1 Super-Scaffold_285, whole genome shotgun sequence genome:
- the LOC100579472 gene encoding keratin-associated protein 2-1-like — MTGSCCGSTFSCLSYGGSCCQPCCCCDPCCCRPVTCQTTVCRPVTCVPRCTRPICEPCRRPVCCDPCCLQEGCCRPITCCPTSCTAVVCRPCCWATTCCQPVSVQSPCCRPPCGQPTPCSTTCRTSSC, encoded by the coding sequence atgaccggctccTGCTGCGGCtccaccttctcctgcctgagctaCGGGGGAAGCTGCTGccagccctgctgctgctgcGACCCCTGTTGCTGCCGCCCCGTGACCTGCCAGACCACCGTGTGCCGCCCTGTCACCTGCGTGCCCCGCTGCACGCGCCCCATCTGCGAGCCCTGCCGCCGCCCGGTGTGCTGCGACCCCTGCTGCCTGCAGGAAGGCTGCTGCCGCCCCATCACCTGCTGCCCCACGTCATGCACGGCTGTGGTGTGCAGGCCCTGCTGCTGGGCCACCACCTGCTGCCAGCCTGTGTCTGTGCAGTCCCCCTGCTGCCGGCCCCCCTGCGGCCAACCGACCCCTTGCAGCACCACTTGCAGGACCTCCTCCTGCTGA